One part of the Coprobacter tertius genome encodes these proteins:
- a CDS encoding NADH-quinone oxidoreductase subunit N, translating to MDYSNFLMLREELSLIAVIVLLFLYDTFGSQKSLKYFSVTACILLAAHTVLNSIPMGNGSAFGGMYNTAPVISVVKTILNIGTLLIFIQAISWTKLEHVVIRRGEFYVLTLITLLGMYLMMSSGNFLLFFVGLETASLPIAALVAMEKYRHDSYEAAAKYVFIAVFSSALMLLGLSYIYGVTGTLYFDDIAARVVSTPLLLVGLVFFMAGMGFKISIVPFHLWTADVYEGASTQVTSYLSVISKGAAVFAFMIVLFKVFAPIAGVWQDILYGLIIITITVGNLFAIRQKNLKRFLAFSSISQAGYILLGVIAGSTAGMSSLIYYVLVYIFSNLAAFGVISVIENKTGKLSMDDYNGLYRTNPKLSLAMMLAMFSLAGIPPFAGFFSKFFIFAAAAGQGYYILVLIALINTIISLYYYLLVVKAMFIRQDDCQIEGFRSDNAMRLSISLCVAGILAIGIVSVIYDQIFSFSRLGL from the coding sequence ATGGATTATTCAAATTTTTTAATGTTGCGCGAAGAACTGTCACTGATAGCAGTCATTGTATTGCTGTTTCTTTACGACACGTTCGGATCTCAAAAAAGCCTTAAATACTTTTCGGTAACGGCTTGTATTCTGTTGGCTGCGCATACTGTATTAAATAGTATACCGATGGGGAACGGGTCTGCGTTCGGAGGTATGTATAATACTGCTCCGGTGATTTCTGTTGTAAAGACCATACTCAATATTGGTACTTTGCTCATATTTATACAAGCGATTTCCTGGACGAAACTCGAGCATGTCGTTATACGAAGGGGTGAATTCTACGTTCTTACCCTGATAACCTTATTGGGAATGTATTTGATGATGTCTTCCGGGAATTTCCTCCTGTTTTTCGTGGGTCTCGAAACGGCGTCGTTACCTATCGCGGCCCTTGTTGCTATGGAGAAATATCGGCACGATTCTTATGAAGCTGCTGCCAAATATGTATTTATCGCCGTATTTTCATCAGCGCTTATGCTATTGGGGCTTTCATACATATACGGTGTAACGGGTACTCTTTATTTCGATGATATTGCTGCTCGTGTTGTTTCAACACCTTTATTACTGGTAGGTTTGGTATTCTTCATGGCCGGTATGGGTTTCAAAATATCGATCGTACCCTTTCATTTATGGACAGCCGATGTTTATGAAGGGGCTTCAACGCAAGTGACTTCGTATCTTTCGGTTATATCAAAAGGTGCAGCCGTATTTGCCTTTATGATCGTTCTTTTTAAGGTTTTCGCTCCTATTGCCGGAGTATGGCAGGATATTTTGTACGGACTCATTATCATAACCATAACTGTAGGTAATCTTTTTGCGATAAGACAAAAAAATCTGAAGCGTTTTCTCGCTTTTTCATCTATATCGCAAGCTGGTTATATCCTTTTAGGAGTTATTGCCGGATCCACGGCAGGAATGAGTTCACTAATCTATTACGTTCTGGTTTATATATTTTCAAATCTGGCCGCGTTCGGTGTAATATCGGTCATCGAAAATAAAACCGGAAAGTTGAGTATGGATGATTATAACGGTCTTTACCGTACCAATCCCAAATTGAGTCTGGCTATGATGCTGGCGATGTTTTCACTGGCCGGGATACCTCCCTTTGCGGGTTTCTTCAGCAAATTCTTTATATTTGCCGCCGCTGCGGGCCAGGGATATTATATACTGGTACTTATCGCCCTTATCAATACGATCATCTCGTTGTACTATTATTTGCTGGTGGTAAAAGCGATGTTTATCCGTCAGGACGATTGTCAGATCGAAGGATTTCGTTCTGATAACGCGATGCGTTTGAGCATCTCGTTATGTGTGGCAGGTATATTGGCGATCGGTATTGTAAGTGTTATATACGATCAGATATTTTCTTTCAGCAGGTTGGGGCTCTGA
- a CDS encoding complex I subunit 4 family protein gives MNFLSLFVLVPLLMMVGLALSKGIKQIRWVAVVGSSIQLLLAVGLVFLYLQERAAGNTAEMLFTASSMWYAPLNIHYAVGVDGVSVAMILLSAIIVFTGVFASWKLEPLTKEFFLWLILLSIGVFGFFISIDLFTMFMFYEVALIPMYLLIGIWGSGNKNYAAMKLTLMLMGGSAFLLVGILGIYFHSSVDGNYTMNLLEIARNHAIPMSAQYLFFPLTFVGFGVLGAMFPFHTWSPDGHASAPTAVSMLHAGVLMKLGGYGCFRVAIYLMPEAANELAWIFLILTGISVVYGAFSACVQKDLKYINAYSSVSHCGLVLFAILMLNTTAMTGAVLQMLSHGLMTALFFALIGMIYGRTHTRDIREMGGLMQIMPFLSVCYVIAGFASLGLPGLSGFVAEMTIFVGSFEHTDMFHRVFTIVACTSIVITAVYILRVVGKLLYGKVYDEHHLQLKDASWFERLSTITLIIAVAGIGMAPSWISDMISQSINVIIERL, from the coding sequence ATGAATTTTTTATCATTATTTGTGCTTGTTCCCCTTTTGATGATGGTCGGATTGGCTTTATCAAAAGGAATAAAACAGATACGATGGGTAGCTGTAGTGGGCTCATCCATTCAGTTATTGCTGGCGGTAGGATTAGTTTTCCTGTATTTGCAGGAACGTGCGGCCGGTAATACAGCCGAGATGTTATTTACGGCCAGCTCGATGTGGTATGCGCCATTAAATATTCACTATGCCGTTGGAGTCGATGGAGTTTCGGTGGCAATGATTTTGCTTTCGGCTATCATTGTATTTACCGGAGTCTTTGCTTCGTGGAAGCTCGAACCGCTGACAAAAGAGTTTTTCCTTTGGTTGATTCTTTTGTCTATCGGGGTATTCGGTTTCTTTATTTCTATCGATCTCTTTACTATGTTCATGTTCTATGAGGTTGCACTTATACCGATGTATTTGCTTATCGGTATATGGGGAAGTGGAAATAAAAATTATGCCGCAATGAAACTTACATTAATGTTGATGGGAGGGTCGGCATTTTTGCTGGTAGGTATACTCGGTATTTATTTTCATTCGTCAGTTGATGGTAACTATACAATGAATCTTCTCGAAATAGCACGTAACCATGCGATCCCGATGAGTGCCCAATATCTTTTCTTCCCGTTGACATTTGTCGGGTTCGGAGTTTTGGGGGCTATGTTCCCGTTCCATACCTGGTCTCCCGACGGTCATGCTTCGGCTCCTACTGCCGTCTCGATGCTGCATGCAGGTGTATTGATGAAATTGGGGGGATACGGATGTTTCCGTGTCGCGATTTATCTGATGCCCGAAGCCGCAAACGAACTGGCGTGGATTTTCCTCATCCTGACCGGTATCAGTGTAGTATATGGTGCTTTCAGTGCTTGTGTACAAAAGGATCTCAAGTATATCAATGCATATTCTTCGGTAAGTCACTGCGGATTGGTACTTTTTGCTATACTTATGTTAAATACGACTGCGATGACCGGTGCCGTATTGCAAATGCTTTCTCATGGACTTATGACGGCTCTGTTCTTTGCATTAATCGGTATGATATATGGTCGTACACATACGCGTGATATTCGGGAAATGGGTGGCCTTATGCAGATAATGCCCTTCCTATCGGTTTGTTATGTAATTGCCGGTTTTGCCTCCTTAGGACTTCCGGGGTTGAGTGGATTTGTAGCTGAAATGACGATTTTCGTAGGTTCGTTTGAACATACCGATATGTTCCACCGTGTATTTACCATTGTAGCTTGTACTTCTATCGTTATCACAGCGGTCTATATTTTACGGGTGGTCGGAAAACTGCTTTACGGAAAAGTATATGACGAGCATCACCTGCAATTGAAAGATGCAAGCTGGTTTGAACGTTTGTCGACGATAACCCTGATTATTGCCGTAGCCGGTATCGGTATGGCGCCGTCATGGATCTCAGACATGATCAGTCAAAGTATAAATGTAATTATTGAACGATTATAA
- the nuoL gene encoding NADH-quinone oxidoreductase subunit L, whose amino-acid sequence MEYTFIILLLPLVMFLLLGLCGHRMSHRTAGLLGTTGLGVITVLAYVVAYQYFSLPRVGADGGVYPTIIPFNFEWLRFTDSLHIDLGILLDPISVMMLVVITTISFMVHLYSIGYMHGEKGFQRYFAFLSLFSFSMLGLVVATNIFQMYIFWELVGASSYLLIGFYYTKASAVSASKKAFIVTRFADLGFLVGILILSFFSQTFDFQSLTTGNPLASMAGKTFLGLSVASWAMALIFMGGAGKSAMFPLHIWLPDAMEGPTPVSALIHAATMVVAGVYLVARLFPVYSQVPEVLDLITYVGAFTALYAAVVACVQTDIKRVLAFSTISQIAFMMVALGVASMSHGLGYMASMFHLFTHAMFKALLFLGAGAIIHAVHSNEMSSMGGLRKYMPLTHITFLIACLAIAGIPPFSGFFSKDEILAAAFDKSMFWGIWMTLVAGLTAFYMFRLYYNIFWGKEAHHEHTPHEAPKVMVFPLMFLALVTCVAGFIPFGEFVTSNGLPYHIHLEWSVAGTSVVVALIGILVATWMYKTPNNRPARMAASMSGLYKWAYHRFYIDEVYQFITHKIIFNGICSPIAWFDRHVIDGSMNGLAWITQKVSYGIRGLQSGQLQWYAWVFLAGAVIIALLVICL is encoded by the coding sequence ATGGAATATACTTTTATTATACTCTTATTACCGCTCGTCATGTTTCTTTTACTTGGCTTGTGCGGACATAGAATGTCGCATCGTACTGCCGGCCTTTTAGGCACGACAGGATTGGGTGTGATAACGGTACTTGCCTACGTCGTAGCTTACCAGTACTTCTCTTTACCGAGAGTAGGAGCTGACGGGGGGGTGTACCCGACGATAATTCCTTTTAATTTCGAATGGTTGCGTTTTACCGATTCCCTTCATATAGATTTGGGCATTTTGCTCGATCCTATCTCGGTAATGATGCTGGTAGTAATTACTACGATTTCTTTCATGGTGCATCTGTATAGTATAGGTTACATGCACGGAGAAAAAGGTTTCCAGCGTTATTTTGCCTTTTTATCACTCTTCAGTTTCTCGATGCTGGGGCTTGTAGTGGCAACTAATATTTTCCAAATGTATATTTTTTGGGAGCTGGTGGGTGCATCTTCCTATCTTTTGATCGGCTTTTATTATACGAAAGCGTCGGCTGTTTCGGCGTCGAAAAAAGCGTTTATCGTTACTCGTTTTGCCGATTTGGGATTTTTGGTGGGGATTCTTATTTTGTCGTTTTTCTCTCAAACGTTCGACTTCCAGTCTCTTACTACCGGAAACCCATTAGCCTCTATGGCCGGGAAGACATTCCTCGGTTTATCGGTAGCTTCGTGGGCGATGGCTCTTATATTTATGGGAGGAGCCGGTAAATCGGCGATGTTCCCGTTACATATTTGGTTGCCGGATGCTATGGAGGGTCCCACTCCGGTATCTGCATTAATTCACGCTGCGACAATGGTTGTTGCGGGTGTGTATTTAGTCGCTCGTTTATTCCCGGTTTACAGTCAGGTTCCCGAGGTTCTCGACCTTATTACGTACGTGGGAGCGTTTACCGCATTGTATGCGGCGGTGGTCGCTTGTGTACAAACCGATATTAAAAGGGTACTTGCATTTTCTACCATTTCTCAGATTGCCTTTATGATGGTTGCACTGGGTGTTGCGAGCATGAGCCACGGTCTTGGATATATGGCTTCTATGTTCCATCTGTTTACACACGCTATGTTTAAAGCTTTGCTTTTCTTGGGTGCAGGAGCAATCATACATGCGGTGCATTCCAATGAAATGTCGTCGATGGGAGGTTTGCGTAAATATATGCCATTAACACATATAACATTCTTAATCGCTTGTTTGGCAATAGCGGGGATACCCCCGTTCTCGGGATTTTTCAGTAAGGATGAGATTCTGGCGGCTGCATTCGATAAAAGCATGTTCTGGGGTATCTGGATGACTTTGGTAGCGGGTCTTACAGCTTTCTACATGTTCAGGTTGTATTATAATATATTCTGGGGGAAAGAAGCTCATCATGAACATACACCTCATGAAGCCCCGAAAGTAATGGTTTTCCCATTAATGTTCCTTGCCCTTGTGACTTGCGTTGCCGGGTTTATCCCGTTCGGTGAATTTGTAACAAGCAACGGCCTCCCGTATCATATCCATCTCGAATGGAGTGTTGCCGGAACAAGCGTTGTGGTAGCGCTTATCGGTATTTTGGTGGCTACCTGGATGTATAAAACACCCAATAACCGTCCGGCCCGTATGGCTGCTTCGATGAGCGGCCTTTATAAGTGGGCTTATCATCGTTTTTATATCGACGAGGTATATCAATTTATCACTCATAAAATTATCTTCAACGGTATATGTTCTCCTATTGCGTGGTTCGACCGTCATGTCATCGACGGATCGATGAACGGCCTTGCCTGGATAACCCAAAAAGTATCTTATGGCATACGGGGGTTACAATCCGGACAATTACAGTGGTATGCTTGGGTATTCCTTGCGGGAGCTGTTATTATAGCGTTGTTAGTAATATGTCTTTAA
- the nuoK gene encoding NADH-quinone oxidoreductase subunit NuoK → MIYYLVISAFMFFAGVYGFVTRRNLLAILISLELMLNAVDINFVVFNRYLFPGQLEGFFFTLFAIGIAAAETAMAIAIIINIYRSIRNIYAQKLDDMKY, encoded by the coding sequence ATGATTTATTATTTGGTGATCAGTGCCTTTATGTTTTTTGCCGGTGTTTACGGGTTTGTAACCCGTCGTAACTTGCTGGCGATACTTATTTCGTTAGAACTGATGCTTAATGCGGTGGATATTAATTTTGTCGTTTTCAACCGTTACCTTTTTCCCGGACAGCTCGAAGGATTTTTCTTTACGTTGTTCGCAATAGGTATAGCGGCAGCTGAAACGGCTATGGCGATAGCCATTATTATTAACATATACCGAAGTATACGTAATATATATGCTCAGAAACTTGACGATATGAAATATTGA
- a CDS encoding NADH-quinone oxidoreductase subunit J family protein, whose protein sequence is MEQVANQVIFYVLSAAIVIFSVLTVTTRRILRAATYLLFVLFATAGLYFQLDYHFLGAVQLAVYAGGIVVLFVFSILLTSSPGEKSERIVNKKRIRGLVAAFGGGALCLYALLTHVFSPSMYLFGSEELDMKQIGHALMGMEKYQYILPFEALSVLLLACIIGGIMIARKR, encoded by the coding sequence ATGGAACAAGTAGCTAATCAGGTTATTTTTTATGTGCTTTCGGCAGCCATTGTTATATTTTCGGTACTTACGGTGACGACGCGCCGTATTCTACGGGCTGCCACATATCTCCTTTTCGTCTTGTTTGCCACAGCAGGGTTGTATTTTCAGCTCGACTACCATTTCCTGGGCGCTGTGCAGCTTGCCGTTTATGCCGGAGGAATCGTCGTTTTATTTGTTTTCTCTATTCTTCTTACCAGTTCTCCGGGTGAAAAGTCGGAACGTATCGTAAACAAGAAAAGGATACGTGGTCTGGTCGCTGCATTCGGAGGCGGAGCTTTGTGCCTGTATGCATTGCTTACTCATGTATTTTCTCCTTCTATGTACCTCTTTGGATCAGAAGAGTTAGACATGAAACAAATAGGCCATGCTCTTATGGGAATGGAAAAATATCAGTATATTTTGCCTTTCGAGGCGTTAAGTGTGTTGTTATTGGCGTGTATAATCGGAGGCATCATGATTGCCCGTAAAAGATAA
- a CDS encoding NuoI/complex I 23 kDa subunit family protein has protein sequence MKSFKNYVVSFWKGLWSLLVGMKVTGREFVTPKVTEQYPENRATLKIADRFRAELTLVYDKDGNHKCVACGICQNNCPNGTIEVISSKVTTEDGKTKRVLDKYMYDLGSCTFCQLCVVTCPHDALAFSNDFEQAVFTREKLVKQLNHTTEKPVGNE, from the coding sequence ATGAAAAGCTTTAAAAATTACGTCGTCTCTTTCTGGAAGGGTTTATGGAGTCTTCTGGTGGGGATGAAAGTGACCGGGAGAGAGTTCGTGACACCAAAGGTGACCGAGCAATATCCTGAAAACAGGGCCACGTTGAAAATTGCCGATCGTTTCCGGGCCGAACTGACGTTGGTTTATGACAAGGACGGAAATCACAAATGTGTAGCTTGCGGTATTTGTCAGAACAATTGTCCGAACGGTACGATCGAAGTCATTTCATCTAAAGTGACAACAGAAGACGGCAAAACAAAAAGGGTATTGGATAAATATATGTATGACTTGGGAAGCTGTACGTTCTGTCAGCTTTGTGTCGTTACTTGTCCGCACGATGCGCTCGCTTTTTCTAATGATTTCGAGCAAGCCGTATTTACCCGTGAAAAATTGGTGAAACAACTCAATCATACTACAGAAAAACCTGTAGGAAACGAATAG
- the atpG gene encoding ATP synthase F1 subunit gamma, with protein sequence MATMRELKGRIGSVNSSQKITGAMKMISSAKLRKAEQALRHVLPFRDQLQNTINNLLGADSDYQSPLTEQRPVQRVALVVFGSDEGLCGAFNVELIKKMNETIDRLVDELGYRPMFTVYPVGKKVYGFVSKMQGIELGDARYLNSKSGAEAVKRMSDELTARFLDHIYDKVVLVYDHYKSVGTQILSTRVLLPIEMNRLGTGVQGKNCGPYIYEPDSETIFKVVLPLYVRSTLQETWAESRTSEQAARIMAMQMANDNANKLLDSLQLEYNKLRQQSITAELLDILGGTVQQ encoded by the coding sequence ATGGCAACAATGCGCGAGTTGAAGGGAAGGATCGGTTCGGTAAATTCTTCCCAAAAGATTACCGGTGCGATGAAAATGATCTCGTCGGCAAAATTGCGTAAGGCAGAGCAGGCATTACGTCATGTGTTGCCTTTCAGAGATCAGTTGCAAAATACCATCAATAATTTGTTGGGGGCCGATAGCGATTATCAATCGCCGTTGACCGAACAACGTCCTGTACAACGGGTAGCATTGGTTGTATTCGGTTCTGACGAAGGACTTTGCGGTGCATTCAACGTAGAGTTGATTAAAAAAATGAACGAGACCATAGACCGGCTGGTGGATGAACTCGGATATCGTCCTATGTTTACTGTTTATCCGGTAGGAAAAAAGGTTTATGGATTTGTATCAAAAATGCAGGGTATAGAATTGGGAGATGCACGTTATCTTAACTCTAAAAGTGGTGCTGAAGCGGTAAAACGTATGTCGGATGAACTTACCGCCCGTTTCCTCGACCATATTTATGACAAAGTGGTTCTTGTTTATGACCATTATAAAAGTGTGGGAACCCAGATACTGAGCACACGGGTACTGCTTCCGATCGAAATGAACAGACTGGGAACAGGTGTACAAGGTAAAAATTGCGGTCCGTATATTTACGAACCGGATAGTGAGACTATATTTAAAGTAGTGTTACCCTTATATGTACGCTCTACTTTGCAGGAAACTTGGGCAGAAAGTCGTACATCTGAACAAGCTGCCCGTATTATGGCTATGCAAATGGCAAATGATAATGCAAATAAGTTGCTCGACAGCTTGCAATTAGAATATAATAAACTAAGGCAACAGAGTATTACTGCAGAATTGCTCGATATATTGGGCGGTACAGTGCAGCAATAA
- the atpA gene encoding F0F1 ATP synthase subunit alpha, with translation MIKPNEISDILKQQLDEIDTKIDFEEVGTVLGIGDGVAHVFGLDNVRASELLEFENGVRGVAMNLEESNVGVILLGSPEKVEENMSVRGTGKIASIPVGEGLLGRVINTLGDPIDGAGPIQGDTVQLPLDRKAPGVIFRQPVNQPLQTGIKAVDSMVPIGRGQRELIIGDRQIGKTSIAIDTIINQRKNYLAGDPVYCIYVAIGQKASSVATLVNTLREHGALDYTIVVAANASDSAAMRYYAPFAGAAIGEYFRDSGRHALVVYDDLSKQAVAYREISLILRRPSGREAYPGDIFYLHSRLLERAAKIIANDEVAATMNDLPEVLKPMVKGGGSLTALPIIETQAGDVSAYIPTNVISITDGQIFLETALFNQGFRPAINVGISVSRVGGNAQLKAMKKIAGTLKIDQAQYRELESFSKFGGDLDPVTEMVIDKGRKNSRILVQPQYSPMPVEEEMAIIYCGTKGLLQKVPLDNVSEFENMFLQILRTKYQKEVLDVLHQGKLDETVEKLLHEVASDVANRFKA, from the coding sequence ATGATAAAACCTAACGAAATATCTGATATTTTAAAACAGCAACTCGACGAGATCGATACCAAAATCGATTTTGAAGAAGTCGGGACTGTACTCGGTATCGGTGACGGCGTTGCCCACGTATTCGGTCTCGATAACGTACGGGCCAGCGAACTCCTCGAGTTTGAAAATGGTGTAAGAGGGGTTGCGATGAATCTCGAAGAGAGCAATGTAGGTGTGATCTTGCTGGGTTCTCCCGAAAAAGTGGAAGAAAACATGAGTGTACGTGGTACGGGTAAGATCGCATCTATTCCCGTAGGTGAGGGTTTACTGGGACGTGTGATCAACACGTTAGGTGATCCTATCGATGGTGCAGGGCCTATACAAGGCGATACGGTACAATTACCGCTCGACCGTAAAGCTCCTGGTGTGATTTTCAGGCAGCCCGTAAATCAGCCGTTGCAAACCGGTATTAAAGCTGTCGATTCTATGGTTCCCATCGGTCGTGGACAGCGTGAGCTTATTATTGGTGACCGTCAGATCGGTAAAACCTCTATAGCAATCGATACGATTATAAACCAGCGTAAAAATTATCTTGCCGGAGATCCCGTATATTGTATCTACGTAGCTATCGGACAGAAAGCTTCTTCGGTGGCTACATTGGTAAATACCTTGCGCGAGCACGGTGCATTGGATTATACGATTGTAGTTGCTGCTAATGCTTCCGACTCTGCTGCGATGCGTTATTATGCTCCGTTTGCGGGAGCTGCTATCGGAGAATATTTCAGAGATAGCGGTCGTCATGCATTAGTCGTTTATGATGATTTGTCGAAACAGGCAGTGGCATATCGTGAGATATCTTTGATTTTGCGTCGTCCTTCAGGACGTGAAGCATACCCGGGCGATATTTTCTATCTGCATTCCCGTTTGCTCGAACGTGCGGCTAAAATTATAGCTAATGATGAAGTCGCCGCTACGATGAACGATCTTCCCGAAGTGCTGAAACCTATGGTAAAGGGAGGCGGGTCGCTTACGGCATTGCCTATTATCGAAACACAGGCCGGAGACGTTTCTGCATATATCCCTACTAATGTGATTTCAATTACCGATGGTCAGATATTTCTCGAAACAGCACTATTTAATCAAGGTTTCCGACCTGCGATCAATGTCGGTATTTCGGTTTCCCGGGTGGGTGGTAATGCCCAGTTGAAAGCAATGAAGAAAATTGCCGGAACTCTGAAAATAGATCAAGCACAATATCGTGAACTCGAATCGTTCTCTAAATTTGGCGGCGATCTCGATCCGGTAACGGAAATGGTGATCGATAAAGGACGTAAAAACAGTCGTATTTTGGTACAGCCGCAGTATTCGCCAATGCCGGTGGAAGAAGAAATGGCCATTATATATTGTGGTACTAAAGGTCTGTTGCAGAAGGTACCTCTCGATAACGTATCGGAATTCGAGAACATGTTTTTACAGATATTACGTACAAAATATCAAAAGGAAGTATTAGATGTATTACATCAGGGCAAACTCGATGAAACGGTTGAAAAACTATTGCATGAAGTTGCTTCGGATGTAGCTAACCGATTTAAGGCTTAA
- a CDS encoding F0F1 ATP synthase subunit delta encodes MNEGLISSRYAKALLKFALEHKITDRIYEDVKILEQSFATHPDLQKALINPVLTATEKVSLLAAAVGEKPSEEFLRFVRLVTKNRREEFMRQIGLMYQKLYRESKGISLVHIVTAIGLDEETLAKIKELVREKVSDKVEFTYEVDPSIIGGFVLKVDSMQLDASVNNELKLLRLKLLNSKKRL; translated from the coding sequence ATGAACGAAGGGTTAATTTCAAGCAGATATGCCAAGGCTTTACTCAAGTTTGCGTTGGAACATAAGATTACCGATCGCATATATGAGGACGTCAAAATACTCGAACAGAGTTTTGCGACTCATCCCGATTTGCAGAAAGCATTGATTAATCCAGTGCTGACGGCAACCGAAAAAGTTTCGCTTCTGGCTGCGGCTGTTGGTGAAAAACCATCGGAAGAGTTCCTTCGTTTTGTTCGTTTGGTAACCAAAAACCGGCGCGAAGAATTTATGCGTCAGATCGGGTTGATGTATCAGAAGTTGTATCGCGAATCGAAAGGAATATCGCTTGTGCATATTGTTACGGCGATCGGTCTCGATGAGGAAACGCTAGCTAAAATAAAAGAACTGGTACGAGAAAAGGTTAGCGATAAGGTAGAATTTACCTATGAGGTAGACCCTTCTATTATCGGCGGCTTTGTTTTAAAAGTAGATTCGATGCAGCTCGATGCTTCGGTAAATAATGAATTAAAATTATTGCGTTTAAAATTACTAAACAGCAAAAAACGATTATGA
- the atpF gene encoding F0F1 ATP synthase subunit B: MELFKPEFGLVFWMFFVFVVLFAILAKYAWPFIVKSIDERADLIDKGVTYSQEAKARLDNATEDAQALLAEAHKQQMDILREAAKMKSQIIEEAKKAAGEEAKKVMDAAAVSIEQARKESEQQFRNEVSEFALQIAEKLTRKELSKDKTQIEMIDKMLNDIENKN, translated from the coding sequence ATGGAACTGTTTAAGCCTGAATTCGGGCTTGTTTTCTGGATGTTTTTTGTCTTTGTGGTGCTGTTTGCCATATTGGCGAAATATGCATGGCCTTTTATCGTAAAAAGTATCGACGAGCGTGCCGATCTTATCGATAAGGGAGTCACTTATTCGCAAGAAGCGAAGGCACGCTTGGACAATGCTACTGAAGATGCACAGGCCCTATTGGCTGAGGCCCATAAACAACAAATGGATATTCTGCGTGAAGCTGCTAAGATGAAGTCTCAGATTATTGAAGAGGCGAAAAAAGCGGCCGGAGAAGAAGCCAAAAAAGTAATGGACGCCGCAGCCGTGTCGATAGAGCAGGCTCGGAAGGAGTCTGAACAGCAATTCCGAAACGAAGTCAGCGAGTTTGCTTTGCAAATAGCTGAAAAGCTTACTCGAAAAGAATTGTCGAAAGATAAGACTCAGATCGAGATGATCGACAAAATGTTGAATGATATAGAGAATAAAAACTGA
- the atpE gene encoding ATP synthase F0 subunit C has protein sequence MLGMILLQAAAAGAGLAKFGACIGASIAAIGAGIGIGKIGASAMESIARQPESTNDIRTNMIVIAALVEGVALFAIIVCLLAIFL, from the coding sequence ATGTTAGGAATGATTTTATTACAAGCAGCTGCAGCCGGTGCAGGTTTAGCAAAATTCGGCGCATGTATTGGTGCAAGTATAGCTGCCATCGGTGCAGGGATCGGTATCGGTAAGATCGGAGCTTCGGCTATGGAATCGATCGCGCGTCAGCCCGAATCAACTAACGATATCAGAACAAATATGATTGTAATCGCCGCATTGGTAGAAGGTGTGGCTCTGTTTGCTATTATCGTTTGTTTGTTAGCTATATTCTTATAA